The following coding sequences are from one Neodiprion lecontei isolate iyNeoLeco1 chromosome 7, iyNeoLeco1.1, whole genome shotgun sequence window:
- the LOC124295534 gene encoding cleavage and polyadenylation specificity factor subunit 6-like produces MNPNINEGYSNPAGIRVDPDQPAPPGVEAQPQWPGGVNVRLRPPVPLQQPGVAWGVTPNPQHPGYHWGYAPPQWYGWRQAPQQPLTPIPELYGDRQGLLMAAPLQPPPPPIQSPAMVVPPPSPAASSAARPDRAASPTLEGRADDQDASDTGGDREQLYRIGEDVPRAIPGGRAATVEAVFSKAGGNEAGARRAEAGTRAAHQAGAGWPCPSSGGTRRPGKRKTEPQTPREDTASTP; encoded by the exons ATGAACC caAATATCAATGAAGGGTATTCAAATCCGGCGGGGATTCGGGTGGACCCCGACCAGCCAGCACCTCCGGGCGTTGAGGCACAGCCTCAATGGCCCGGAGGTGTGAATGTGCGGCTGAGGCCCCCGGTCCCACTCCAACAGCCGGGGGTGGCGTGGGGGGTCACCCCGAATCCCCAGCATCCGGGATACCACTGGGGCTACGCGCCGCCCCAGTGGTATGGTTGGCGGCAGGCGCCCCAACAGCCCCTAACGCCG ATTCCGGAATTGTACGGCGACCGACAGGGGCTGTTGATGGCGGCCCCTTTACAGCCGCCACCGCCGCCAATTCAATCCCCGGCGATGGTGGTTCCGCCCCCCTCACCTGCTGCCTCCTCGGCGGCGAGGCCTGATCGCGCGGCTAGCCCGACGCTTGAG GGACGTGCGGACGACCAGGATGCATCGGATACTGGCGGAGACCGGGAACAACTTTACAGGATCGGCGAGGATGTACCGAGAGCGATTCCCGGAGGACGGGCAGCCACCGTCGAGGCAGTCTTTTCGAAG GCTGGCGGCAACGAAGCAGGAGCACGGCGTGCTGAAGCGGGCACGAGAGCAGCGCATCAAGCCGGTGCGGGATGGCCCTGTCCGAGCAGCGGTGGAACACGCCGTCCAGGAAAACGGAAGACGGAGCCTCAGACGCCTCGCGAGGACACTGc aTCGACCCCGTGA